One Desulfobacterales bacterium DNA window includes the following coding sequences:
- a CDS encoding LemA family protein, translating to MKRILVLLVLLLAAATSGCGYNTIQQNDEAVIAAWADVEAAYQRRADLIPNLVETVKAYASHEKETLLAVTEARAKVSQVSIGSAVLNDPNAFARFQKAQGGMTSALSRLMVVMERYPELKADQNFRDLQHQLEGTENRINVARVRYNDAVRVYNTSIRTFPNSLTNKFILKLPRREPFKAEAGAATAPKVKF from the coding sequence ATGAAACGGATACTTGTATTGCTTGTTCTGCTGCTGGCCGCGGCCACCAGCGGCTGCGGCTACAACACCATCCAACAGAACGACGAGGCGGTCATCGCCGCCTGGGCCGACGTGGAGGCCGCCTATCAGCGCCGGGCCGACCTGATCCCCAACCTGGTGGAAACGGTCAAGGCCTATGCCTCCCATGAAAAAGAGACCCTGCTGGCGGTCACCGAGGCCCGGGCCAAGGTGAGCCAGGTAAGCATCGGCAGCGCCGTGCTCAACGACCCCAACGCCTTTGCCCGCTTCCAGAAGGCCCAGGGCGGGATGACCTCAGCCCTGTCCAGGCTGATGGTGGTGATGGAACGTTACCCGGAACTCAAGGCGGACCAGAACTTCCGCGATCTGCAGCACCAGCTGGAAGGCACCGAGAACCGGATCAACGTGGCCCGGGTCCGTTACAACGACGCGGTCCGGGTCTACAATACCTCGATCCGCACCTTTCCCAACAGTCTGACCAACAAGTTTATCCTGAAACTGCCGCGGCGCGAGCCCTTTAAGGCCGAGGCCGGGGCCGCCACCGCCCCCAAGGTGAAATTTTGA
- the uvrB gene encoding excinuclease ABC subunit UvrB has protein sequence MSPPFTLISSFTPAGDQPRAIDLLAKGLKEGVRDQVLLGVTGSGKTFTMAKVVEAVQRPCLVIAPNKTLAAQLYGEFKELFPENAVEYFVSYYDYYQPEAYIPQSDTYIEKDSAINEAIDKMRHSATRSLLTRRDVLIVASVSCIYGLGSPEEYRDIHLFLQRDREYPREEIQQRLVHMLYERNDISFHRSTFRVRGDVVEIFPAHEEERAVRVELFGDTIEAIKIIDPLRGEVLAEVDELTVFASSHFVTSRERLAAAMITIKAELAERVAFFEQSQRLLEAQRIEQRTMFDLEMISELGYCNGIENYSRHLTGRAPGRPPPTLLDYFPDDFLVFIDESHIGVPQLNGMYRGDRSRKKTLVEFGFRLPSALDNRPLRFNEFNERINQVIFVSATPGDYEYQQARGRVAEQIIRPTGLMDPEVVVRPAAGQVDDLLAEIRSRSERNQAVLVTTLTKRMAEDLTEYYEKLGVRVRYLHSDIKTLERMELIRALRQREYDVLVGINLLREGLDIPEVSLVAILDADKEGFLRSERSLIQTCGRAARNVCGMVILYGDRVTGSMQRTLDETVRRRAIQQAYNQEHNITPETVQSSIKDIMGSVYERDYVTVAAEAAEPMRIYHSLQDLRKEIKRLEKDMHRAARDLAFEEAARLRDLIRDLRAQELEWL, from the coding sequence ATGTCTCCCCCCTTTACCCTCATATCATCCTTTACCCCGGCCGGGGACCAGCCCCGGGCCATTGATCTCCTGGCAAAGGGGCTCAAGGAGGGCGTCCGGGACCAGGTGCTCCTGGGGGTCACCGGCTCGGGCAAGACCTTTACCATGGCCAAGGTGGTGGAGGCGGTGCAGCGGCCCTGCCTGGTGATCGCCCCTAACAAGACCCTGGCGGCCCAGCTCTACGGCGAGTTCAAGGAGCTGTTTCCCGAGAACGCGGTGGAGTACTTTGTCAGCTACTATGACTACTACCAGCCCGAGGCCTATATCCCCCAGTCCGATACCTATATTGAAAAGGACTCGGCGATCAACGAGGCCATCGACAAGATGCGCCACTCCGCCACCCGCTCGCTCCTGACCCGGCGCGACGTGCTGATCGTTGCCTCGGTCTCCTGCATCTACGGCCTGGGCTCGCCCGAGGAGTACCGGGACATTCACCTTTTTTTACAGAGGGACCGGGAGTATCCCCGGGAGGAGATCCAGCAACGGCTGGTCCATATGCTTTACGAGCGCAACGACATCTCCTTTCATCGCTCCACCTTCCGGGTGCGGGGCGACGTGGTGGAGATCTTTCCGGCCCATGAGGAGGAGCGGGCGGTGCGGGTGGAGCTGTTCGGCGACACCATTGAGGCGATCAAGATCATCGACCCCCTGCGCGGCGAGGTGCTGGCCGAGGTCGATGAACTGACCGTGTTCGCCTCCAGCCATTTTGTCACCTCCAGGGAGCGGCTGGCCGCGGCCATGATCACCATCAAGGCGGAACTGGCCGAACGGGTGGCGTTTTTCGAGCAGTCGCAACGGCTGCTCGAGGCCCAGCGGATCGAGCAGCGGACCATGTTCGACCTGGAGATGATCAGTGAACTGGGCTATTGCAACGGCATTGAGAACTACAGCCGGCACCTGACCGGCCGGGCCCCGGGCCGGCCGCCGCCGACCCTGCTCGATTATTTTCCCGACGATTTTCTGGTTTTTATCGACGAGAGCCATATCGGGGTGCCGCAGTTGAACGGGATGTATCGCGGCGACCGCTCCCGCAAGAAGACCCTGGTGGAATTCGGCTTCCGCCTGCCCTCGGCCCTGGACAACCGGCCGCTTCGATTCAACGAGTTCAACGAGCGGATCAACCAGGTGATTTTTGTATCAGCCACCCCGGGTGATTATGAATACCAGCAGGCCAGGGGCCGGGTGGCGGAACAGATTATCCGGCCCACCGGGCTGATGGACCCGGAGGTGGTGGTGCGGCCGGCAGCCGGCCAGGTGGATGATCTGCTGGCCGAGATCCGGAGCCGGAGCGAGCGCAACCAGGCAGTGCTGGTCACCACCCTGACCAAGCGGATGGCCGAGGACCTGACCGAGTACTATGAAAAACTGGGGGTCCGGGTCCGTTATCTCCACTCCGATATCAAGACCCTGGAGCGGATGGAACTGATCCGGGCGCTCAGGCAGCGGGAGTATGACGTGCTGGTGGGGATCAATCTGCTGCGCGAGGGGCTGGATATCCCCGAGGTGTCGCTGGTGGCGATCCTGGACGCGGACAAGGAGGGTTTTTTAAGAAGCGAGCGGTCGTTGATCCAGACCTGCGGCCGGGCGGCCCGCAACGTCTGCGGCATGGTGATCCTCTACGGTGACCGGGTCACCGGCTCGATGCAGCGGACCCTGGACGAGACCGTTCGGCGGCGGGCCATCCAGCAGGCCTATAACCAGGAGCACAACATCACCCCGGAGACGGTGCAAAGCAGTATCAAGGATATAATGGGCAGCGTCTATGAGCGGGATTACGTCACCGTGGCCGCGGAAGCGGCCGAGCCGATGCGGATATATCACTCCTTGCAGGATCTGAGAAAGGAGATTAAAAGGCTGGAGAAGGATATGCACCGGGCGGCCAGGGACCTGGCCTTTGAGGAGGCGGCCCGGCTGCGGGACCTGATCCGCGACCTGCGGGCCCAGGAACTGGAGTGGTTATAA
- a CDS encoding lysophospholipid acyltransferase family protein, translated as MGDFLYKASLAVAPPLFSAIIRTLFLTCRTEVFGNEHRQRCRAAGPYIVAFWHYGTYYNILQDQDEAMVGMVSNSRDGEYMARFLERNGFTTVRGSRGRDKGGLKALLKMVLEVKQGKVGVIVADGSQGPVRVVQPGAIILAGRTGAPVLPMAWAANRYHAFGTWDRSILPLPFARIALGYGEPLYVEPGIRGKALEQKRLELEKRLNDLYTGLWQRFGRKGH; from the coding sequence ATGGGCGATTTTTTATACAAGGCGTCACTGGCCGTGGCGCCGCCGCTGTTTTCGGCAATAATCAGGACCCTGTTCCTGACCTGCCGGACCGAGGTGTTCGGCAATGAGCACCGGCAGCGCTGCCGGGCGGCCGGGCCCTATATCGTTGCCTTCTGGCATTACGGCACTTATTACAATATCCTACAGGACCAGGATGAGGCCATGGTCGGCATGGTCAGCAACAGCCGGGACGGCGAGTATATGGCCCGGTTCCTTGAGCGCAACGGTTTTACCACGGTGCGGGGGTCCCGGGGCAGGGACAAGGGCGGGCTCAAGGCCCTGCTTAAGATGGTCCTGGAAGTAAAACAGGGCAAGGTCGGGGTTATCGTGGCCGACGGCTCCCAGGGACCGGTCCGGGTGGTGCAGCCCGGGGCGATCATCCTGGCCGGCCGCACCGGCGCGCCGGTCCTGCCCATGGCCTGGGCCGCGAACCGGTATCATGCCTTTGGCACCTGGGACCGGAGCATCCTGCCGCTGCCCTTTGCCCGGATTGCCTTGGGCTACGGCGAGCCGCTCTATGTGGAGCCGGGGATCCGCGGCAAAGCCCTGGAGCAGAAGCGGCTGGAGCTGGAAAAGCGGCTTAATGATTTATACACTGGATTGTGGCAACGTTTCGGACGGAAAGGGCATTAA
- a CDS encoding cobyrinate a,c-diamide synthase, which yields MTSVTGKKTCGLVVAGLRGGSGKSIVAVGLTAALAGRGLSVAPFKKGPDYIDAGWLGLAAGRPCYNLDPFLMSAAVIDRSFRTHSQGADRVVVEGNRGLYDGVDADGVYSTAELAVALDLPVLLVVDCTKSTRTVAALVLGCRELDRRVRISGVILNQLGSSRQEGVIRRAVAEYTGIPVLGAIQRMSSDAFPQRQLGVTPHQEHGGAGHAVAQLADMVHQSLDLAAVEAMMAPISTVNVAEAALVTEPGARVRIGVIKDAAFQFYYPDNLQALEREGAGIVEINALTDAGLPELDGLYIGGGFPENSAPVLSANRAFLGSLRERIKDGLPVYAECGGLIYLGESIELDGGVFPLAGIFPVRFGLARRPQAHGYTVLKVDRANPFYPQGLEIKGHEFRYSSVLEWQGEPGELALEMVRGTGFSGGRDGLVHGNVLALYTHIHSLSTPEWAQGLVARARQYRGGP from the coding sequence ATGACCTCTGTTACCGGTAAAAAAACTTGCGGCCTGGTGGTGGCCGGATTGCGCGGCGGCTCGGGCAAGAGCATTGTCGCGGTGGGTCTCACCGCGGCCCTGGCCGGCAGGGGCCTGAGCGTGGCGCCGTTCAAGAAGGGGCCCGACTACATCGATGCCGGCTGGCTGGGCCTGGCCGCCGGCCGCCCCTGTTACAACCTCGACCCCTTTCTGATGTCAGCGGCGGTGATCGACCGCAGTTTCCGGACCCATTCCCAAGGCGCGGACCGGGTGGTGGTCGAGGGCAACCGCGGTCTTTATGACGGGGTCGATGCCGACGGGGTCTACAGTACCGCCGAACTGGCGGTGGCCCTGGATCTGCCGGTGCTGCTGGTGGTGGACTGCACCAAGTCCACCCGGACCGTGGCCGCCCTGGTGTTGGGCTGCCGGGAACTGGACCGCCGGGTGCGGATCAGCGGGGTGATACTCAATCAACTGGGCAGCAGTCGTCAGGAAGGGGTCATCCGCCGGGCAGTGGCGGAGTATACCGGTATCCCGGTGCTGGGCGCGATCCAGCGGATGAGCAGCGATGCCTTTCCCCAGCGGCAGCTGGGGGTGACCCCCCACCAGGAGCATGGCGGCGCCGGCCATGCGGTGGCCCAGCTTGCCGATATGGTTCATCAGAGCCTGGATCTGGCGGCGGTTGAGGCGATGATGGCGCCGATATCAACGGTCAATGTTGCTGAAGCCGCGTTGGTCACGGAACCTGGCGCGCGGGTGCGGATCGGGGTGATCAAGGATGCGGCCTTCCAGTTCTACTATCCCGACAATCTGCAGGCCCTGGAACGGGAAGGGGCCGGGATTGTCGAGATCAACGCCCTGACCGATGCCGGGCTGCCTGAACTCGACGGCCTGTACATCGGCGGCGGTTTTCCCGAGAACTCGGCGCCGGTCCTGTCCGCCAACCGTGCCTTTCTCGGATCGTTGCGGGAGCGGATAAAGGATGGGCTGCCGGTGTATGCCGAGTGCGGCGGGTTGATCTATCTCGGGGAGAGTATTGAACTGGACGGCGGGGTTTTTCCGCTGGCCGGGATCTTTCCGGTCCGCTTCGGTCTGGCCCGCAGGCCCCAGGCCCATGGCTACACGGTGCTCAAGGTGGACCGGGCCAATCCCTTTTATCCCCAAGGACTGGAGATCAAGGGCCATGAGTTTCGCTACAGCAGTGTCCTGGAATGGCAAGGCGAGCCCGGGGAACTGGCCCTGGAAATGGTCCGCGGCACCGGTTTCAGTGGTGGCCGCGACGGCCTGGTCCATGGCAACGTCCTGGCCCTTTATACCCATATTCACAGCCTGTCCACCCCGGAATGGGCTCAGGGGCTGGTGGCCAGGGCACGCCAATATCGTGGCGGCCCTTGA
- a CDS encoding 4Fe-4S binding protein gives MWEVIVDKDKCSGDEECVDACPASVYEMVDGKSEPVNADECLGCETCVEVCPEGAITVTEV, from the coding sequence ATGTGGGAAGTTATCGTTGACAAGGATAAATGCAGTGGTGATGAAGAATGCGTGGATGCGTGTCCGGCGTCTGTATACGAGATGGTGGATGGCAAATCCGAGCCGGTTAATGCCGACGAGTGTCTTGGTTGCGAGACCTGTGTCGAGGTCTGCCCTGAAGGCGCCATCACCGTTACCGAGGTATAA
- the alr gene encoding alanine racemase, with amino-acid sequence MTSFALNRVEIDLAALAANYAVVRETVGSGVRVMAVVKADAYGHGMVRVARTLAAAGARTFGVAEVEEGMALRGAGVPGEIVVLLGGPLESVAEMVGNQLTPVVFDIDTLAELSQRARALDAVLDVHLKVDVGMGRLGIMPAEVQGFVRQLTALPGLRLTGVLSHLPAADDPAADQNTSTQLRCFQEVLAGLEQKNGVGPVTHIANSAALLYHQPARLDMVRPGISLYGYYPDGAAGIGAATVKLRPVMRFKTRVLQVKEVPAGAGISYGHTFVTRRPTRLAVLPVGYDDGYLRRLSNRAQVLIHGQRAPVRGRVCMNACMVDITDLDDAAAVRPGDEVVLIGPQGGELISADELAGWLETISYEVLCLIGSRNQRFYSEKSEFTAENIFVF; translated from the coding sequence ATGACCTCTTTTGCCTTGAACAGGGTTGAGATAGATCTGGCCGCGCTGGCTGCCAACTACGCTGTTGTCCGGGAAACGGTTGGCAGCGGGGTGCGGGTGATGGCGGTGGTCAAGGCCGATGCCTATGGCCACGGCATGGTGCGGGTGGCCCGGACCCTGGCCGCGGCCGGGGCCCGGACCTTCGGGGTGGCCGAGGTCGAGGAAGGGATGGCCCTTCGTGGCGCCGGGGTCCCCGGGGAGATCGTGGTCCTGCTCGGCGGTCCCTTGGAGTCTGTTGCCGAAATGGTCGGCAATCAACTCACCCCGGTGGTATTTGATATTGATACCCTGGCGGAACTTTCGCAGCGGGCCCGGGCCCTGGACGCGGTACTGGACGTCCATCTGAAGGTGGACGTGGGCATGGGCCGGCTGGGGATTATGCCGGCCGAGGTGCAGGGTTTTGTCCGGCAATTGACCGCCCTGCCCGGGCTGCGGCTCACCGGGGTGCTCAGTCATCTGCCGGCCGCGGATGACCCGGCGGCGGACCAGAACACCTCGACCCAGCTGCGTTGTTTTCAGGAGGTGCTGGCCGGACTGGAGCAGAAGAACGGCGTGGGTCCGGTCACCCATATAGCCAATTCAGCGGCGTTGCTGTATCATCAGCCCGCCCGCCTGGATATGGTCCGGCCCGGAATCTCTTTATACGGATATTATCCCGACGGCGCTGCCGGTATTGGCGCGGCAACGGTCAAACTCCGGCCGGTGATGCGGTTCAAGACCCGGGTGCTGCAGGTCAAGGAGGTCCCGGCCGGCGCTGGTATCAGTTACGGCCATACCTTTGTCACCCGCCGGCCCACCCGGCTGGCGGTGCTGCCGGTGGGCTATGATGACGGTTATTTACGCAGACTGTCCAACCGGGCCCAGGTGCTGATCCACGGCCAGCGGGCCCCGGTCCGCGGCCGGGTCTGCATGAACGCCTGCATGGTGGATATCACCGACCTGGACGATGCGGCCGCGGTGCGGCCCGGCGACGAGGTGGTGTTGATCGGCCCACAGGGCGGGGAGTTGATCAGCGCCGATGAACTGGCCGGCTGGCTGGAGACCATCAGCTACGAGGTGCTCTGTCTGATCGGCAGCCGTAATCAGCGGTTTTATTCGGAAAAGTCTGAATTCACCGCGGAGAATATTTTTGTTTTTTAA
- the argS gene encoding arginine--tRNA ligase: MIKAQVKELLDTCFARGVARGLWSEAASGSYSLELPRHEAHGDFSTNMAMVIAGRDRKNPRQVAEQLKTLLEEDSSLLDRLEVAGPGFVNLFVKDEACQAVLPALIEQGRDYGLSDIGQGRKVLVEFVSANPTGPLSVGHGRQAILGDAIARLLAATGHRVTREYYYNNAGRQMRVLGESCRARYLEALGLESCFPEDGYQGDYIREIAAGLVRDKGDSLKDCQEVEPFKEAAEKAIFADISATLERFGICFDNYYNERSLYEKGLVDDVVACLRQKGLVYDHDGAVWFKTTEFGMDKDRVIIKSSGEPTYRLPDIAYHREKFRRGFDWLVDIFGSDHIGTVPDVLAGVRALGYDDSRVSVVIHQFVTLTRHGKQVKMSTRKATFVTVDELLDEVGPDVARFIFLTRKADSQLEFDLNLAARESQENPVYYVQYANARLASIRKQAAARGVDRGPLADTDLTLLSLPAERKMLKSMAGYADLVESAALALEPHRIIFFLIDLAGQFHSYYNQHKVISDDPELTRARLWLAHGLQQVFSNGLRVVGLSAPERM, encoded by the coding sequence ATGATCAAGGCACAGGTTAAGGAATTACTGGATACATGTTTTGCCCGGGGCGTGGCCCGGGGATTGTGGAGCGAGGCCGCGTCCGGCTCCTATAGTCTGGAGCTGCCCCGGCATGAGGCGCACGGCGATTTTTCCACCAACATGGCCATGGTCATTGCCGGCCGGGACAGGAAGAATCCCCGGCAGGTGGCGGAGCAGCTTAAAACATTGCTGGAGGAGGATAGCTCTTTGCTCGACCGGCTGGAGGTGGCTGGTCCCGGCTTTGTCAACCTCTTTGTCAAGGACGAGGCATGCCAGGCGGTGTTGCCCGCGCTCATTGAGCAGGGCCGGGATTACGGACTGTCCGACATCGGTCAAGGGCGCAAGGTGCTGGTGGAGTTTGTCAGCGCCAACCCCACCGGGCCGCTGTCAGTGGGCCATGGCCGGCAGGCGATTCTGGGCGATGCCATTGCCCGGCTCCTGGCGGCCACTGGTCACAGGGTGACCCGGGAGTACTATTACAACAACGCCGGCCGGCAGATGCGGGTGCTGGGCGAATCCTGCCGGGCCCGCTACCTGGAGGCCCTGGGCCTGGAGTCTTGCTTTCCCGAGGACGGGTACCAGGGTGACTATATCCGGGAGATCGCCGCCGGGCTGGTCCGGGACAAGGGCGATTCGCTCAAGGATTGTCAGGAGGTGGAGCCGTTCAAGGAGGCGGCGGAAAAGGCGATTTTTGCCGATATCAGCGCCACCTTGGAGCGGTTCGGCATCTGTTTCGACAACTACTACAACGAGCGTTCGCTGTACGAAAAGGGGCTGGTGGATGACGTAGTCGCCTGCCTGCGGCAAAAGGGGCTGGTCTACGATCATGACGGCGCGGTCTGGTTCAAGACCACTGAGTTCGGCATGGATAAGGACCGGGTGATCATCAAGTCCAGCGGCGAGCCTACCTACCGGCTGCCGGATATTGCCTATCATCGCGAGAAGTTCAGGCGCGGTTTTGACTGGCTGGTGGATATCTTCGGCTCTGATCATATCGGCACGGTGCCCGATGTGCTGGCCGGGGTGCGGGCCCTGGGCTATGACGATTCCAGGGTCTCGGTGGTGATCCACCAGTTCGTCACCCTGACCCGGCACGGCAAACAGGTGAAGATGTCCACCCGCAAGGCGACCTTTGTCACGGTGGACGAACTGTTGGACGAGGTGGGCCCGGACGTGGCCCGGTTCATCTTTCTGACCCGCAAGGCGGACAGCCAGCTGGAGTTCGATCTTAACCTGGCAGCCAGGGAGAGCCAGGAGAACCCGGTATATTATGTCCAGTATGCCAATGCCCGGCTGGCCAGCATCCGTAAACAGGCGGCAGCCAGGGGGGTGGACCGTGGTCCCCTGGCCGACACGGACCTGACCCTTCTCTCCCTGCCTGCCGAACGGAAGATGCTCAAGAGCATGGCCGGGTATGCGGACCTGGTGGAGAGCGCGGCCCTGGCCCTGGAGCCGCATCGGATTATATTTTTTCTGATCGACCTTGCCGGGCAATTCCACAGTTACTACAATCAACATAAGGTGATCTCCGACGACCCGGAGCTTACCCGGGCCCGTCTCTGGCTGGCCCACGGGCTGCAGCAGGTGTTCAGCAACGGCCTGCGGGTGGTGGGGTTGTCGGCGCCGGAGAGGATGTAG
- a CDS encoding N-acetyltransferase, producing the protein MLIRDARMGDVKNIYNLLQHFAAQDLLLGRSLSVLYDQLRDFKVAVVNEDKGSGEERLAGICALHISWEDLAEIRSLAIGEEFQGAGIGRQLVEVCWQEALDFGINRVFTLTYQPDFFRKLGFKDIDKGELPHKVWSDCVQCSKFPDCNEEALIRVHPAAAGQAG; encoded by the coding sequence ATGCTGATCCGAGACGCCCGGATGGGCGATGTAAAAAATATCTATAACCTGCTGCAGCATTTTGCCGCCCAGGACCTGTTGCTGGGTCGCTCCCTGAGCGTACTCTATGACCAGCTCCGGGACTTCAAGGTTGCGGTGGTCAATGAAGATAAGGGCTCCGGAGAGGAACGTCTGGCCGGGATCTGCGCCCTGCATATCAGTTGGGAGGATCTGGCCGAGATCCGTTCCCTGGCCATTGGCGAGGAGTTCCAGGGGGCCGGTATCGGCCGGCAGCTGGTGGAGGTCTGCTGGCAGGAGGCCCTTGATTTTGGAATCAACCGGGTGTTTACCCTGACCTATCAGCCGGATTTTTTCCGGAAGCTCGGTTTCAAGGATATTGACAAGGGTGAACTGCCCCATAAGGTCTGGAGCGATTGTGTTCAATGTTCCAAATTTCCGGACTGTAACGAGGAGGCCCTGATCCGGGTCCATCCGGCAGCGGCGGGGCAAGCGGGATAA
- the secA gene encoding preprotein translocase subunit SecA yields MASVLTKVFGSKNERVLKQLRPLVDRINGFEDKIRKLDDAGLAGMTGRFRERLAKGEPLDDLLPEAFAVTREAARRVIGERHFDAQLVGGIVLHQGKIAEMRTGEGKTLCSTLPVYLNGLSGKGVHLVTVNDYLAARDAEWMGGIYRFLGLTTGTVVHGMEDQARKEAYDADVTYGTNNEFGFDYLRDNMKFEIKDFCQRGFNYAIVDEVDSILIDEARTPLIISGAADMSVDLYYDVNKLIGAFKRDEHYTVDEKARSLSLTEEGITLGEQLLKVDNLYDPRNIELLHHLNQALKAHVLFQRDVDYLVKDGQVVIVDEFTGRTMPGRRYSDGLHQALEAKEGVKVERENQTLASITFQNYFRMYDKLAGMTGTADTEAPEFKKIYDLDVVIIPTHRTMIRKDFADVIYKNVKAKYRAVIREIKELHEKGQPVLVGTISIDVSEMISTMLKKERVPHSVLNAKHHEQEAEIVAMAGQRGRVTIATNMAGRGTDIKLGEGVAELGGLHILGTSRHESRRIDNQLRGRSGRQGDPGSSRFYLSLEDDLLRIFGSDRISGIMDKLGMEEDEPIEHNMISRAIENAQRKVEGHNFEIRKHLLEYDDVMNKQREVVYQQRRETLAREDIKSIIDDMIIDVVDEIAAEFSQTKLPSEEWDWEGLEERIRSQFGVDLDWGPEQRLELDREKLAARLLKTATTAYAQQEERIGPETLRYLERIILLQIVDHHWKEHLLNMDHLKEGIGLRGYGQKDPLNEYKKEGFEMFMGMIDTVKQQTVGALFRVQLAPDEEVGEIARSRKKQQGEIRMSRGGDGESKQPVRRSGEKVGRNAPCPCGSGKKYKKCCGRIK; encoded by the coding sequence TTGGCATCGGTGTTGACCAAGGTTTTCGGCAGTAAGAACGAACGGGTACTCAAGCAGCTCCGGCCCCTGGTGGACCGGATCAATGGTTTTGAGGACAAGATCCGCAAACTGGACGATGCCGGCCTGGCGGGAATGACCGGCCGGTTCAGGGAGCGGCTGGCCAAGGGCGAGCCCCTGGACGATCTGCTGCCCGAGGCCTTTGCGGTGACCCGCGAGGCGGCCCGGCGGGTGATCGGCGAGCGCCATTTCGATGCCCAGCTGGTCGGCGGCATTGTTCTCCACCAGGGCAAGATCGCCGAGATGAGAACCGGCGAGGGCAAGACCCTCTGCTCCACCCTGCCGGTGTACCTGAACGGACTGTCCGGCAAGGGGGTCCATCTGGTCACGGTCAATGATTACCTGGCCGCCCGCGACGCCGAATGGATGGGGGGGATCTATCGCTTTCTGGGGCTTACCACCGGCACTGTTGTCCACGGGATGGAAGACCAGGCGCGCAAGGAGGCCTATGACGCCGACGTGACCTACGGGACCAACAACGAGTTTGGTTTCGATTACCTGCGCGACAACATGAAGTTCGAGATCAAGGACTTCTGTCAGCGCGGCTTTAATTACGCCATTGTCGACGAAGTGGACTCGATTCTCATCGATGAGGCCCGGACCCCGCTGATCATCTCCGGGGCTGCTGATATGTCCGTTGACCTCTACTATGACGTCAACAAGCTCATCGGCGCGTTCAAACGGGACGAGCATTACACTGTGGATGAAAAGGCCCGCTCCCTGTCCCTGACCGAAGAGGGGATCACCCTGGGCGAGCAGCTGCTCAAGGTCGATAATCTCTACGACCCGCGCAATATCGAGTTGCTCCATCATCTCAACCAGGCCCTGAAGGCCCATGTCCTGTTCCAGCGGGACGTGGATTACCTGGTCAAGGACGGCCAGGTGGTGATTGTCGACGAGTTCACCGGCCGGACCATGCCGGGCCGGCGTTACAGCGACGGACTGCACCAGGCCCTGGAGGCCAAGGAAGGGGTCAAGGTCGAGCGGGAGAACCAGACCCTGGCCTCGATCACCTTTCAGAATTATTTCCGGATGTACGATAAGCTGGCCGGGATGACCGGTACCGCGGACACCGAGGCGCCGGAGTTCAAGAAGATCTATGACCTGGACGTGGTGATCATCCCCACCCATCGGACCATGATCCGCAAGGACTTTGCCGATGTGATCTACAAGAACGTCAAGGCCAAGTACCGGGCCGTTATCCGGGAGATCAAGGAACTGCACGAAAAGGGGCAGCCGGTGCTGGTGGGCACCATCTCCATCGACGTGTCGGAAATGATCTCAACCATGCTCAAAAAGGAGAGGGTGCCCCACTCGGTGTTGAACGCCAAGCACCATGAGCAGGAGGCGGAGATCGTTGCCATGGCCGGGCAGCGGGGCCGGGTGACCATTGCCACCAACATGGCCGGCCGGGGCACGGATATCAAACTCGGCGAGGGGGTGGCCGAACTGGGCGGGCTCCATATCCTCGGCACCAGCCGGCACGAGTCCCGCCGGATCGATAACCAGCTCCGGGGCCGTTCCGGCCGGCAGGGCGATCCGGGTTCCTCCCGGTTTTATCTCTCCCTGGAGGATGACCTGCTCAGGATCTTCGGTTCCGACCGGATCTCCGGGATCATGGACAAGCTGGGGATGGAAGAGGACGAGCCCATTGAACATAACATGATCAGCCGGGCCATTGAGAATGCCCAGCGCAAGGTGGAGGGTCATAACTTCGAGATCCGCAAGCACCTGCTGGAATACGACGATGTGATGAACAAGCAGCGGGAGGTGGTCTACCAGCAGCGGCGGGAGACCCTGGCCCGGGAGGATATCAAGTCGATCATCGATGATATGATCATCGATGTGGTGGATGAGATTGCGGCTGAATTTTCCCAGACCAAGCTCCCGTCGGAAGAGTGGGACTGGGAGGGCCTGGAAGAACGGATTCGGAGCCAGTTCGGGGTTGATCTTGACTGGGGTCCCGAGCAGCGGCTTGAACTGGACCGGGAAAAACTGGCGGCCCGGCTCCTGAAGACGGCAACCACCGCCTATGCGCAGCAGGAGGAACGGATCGGTCCGGAGACGCTGCGCTACCTCGAACGGATCATTCTGCTGCAGATAGTGGACCACCATTGGAAGGAACATCTGCTCAACATGGACCACCTCAAGGAGGGGATCGGGCTCAGGGGATACGGTCAGAAGGACCCCCTGAACGAGTACAAGAAGGAAGGGTTCGAGATGTTCATGGGGATGATCGACACGGTCAAGCAGCAGACCGTGGGCGCCCTGTTCCGGGTCCAGCTTGCTCCGGACGAGGAGGTCGGGGAGATCGCCCGGTCCCGCAAGAAACAGCAGGGCGAGATACGGATGAGCCGGGGCGGAGACGGGGAGAGCAAACAGCCAGTTAGGCGCAGCGGCGAGAAAGTGGGCCGCAACGCCCCCTGTCCCTGCGGCAGCGGCAAGAAGTACAAAAAATGTTGTGGACGGATCAAATAA